In Acidimicrobiia bacterium, a genomic segment contains:
- a CDS encoding carboxymuconolactone decarboxylase family protein, translating into MPRLRQVPRAEVETPLIATMYGLLFGDRDPVAEPGTETGSPGDWWTAFANVPDVFEHAVQGFGLYRSPQRHLDPVLRELAQARAGWAAQSQFVFSQHCKSLRELGVSEERIAAVAHWAAAHCFTPVERLVLAYSDCLVYDLGRVPDGLFAALREHLDDVELLELTYITALYLQHAVMARALRTEFDDVDERIVEVDPPADASDAARPGGSG; encoded by the coding sequence ATGCCCCGGCTGCGCCAGGTACCTCGGGCCGAGGTGGAAACGCCACTGATTGCCACCATGTACGGCCTGCTGTTTGGCGACCGGGATCCCGTGGCGGAGCCGGGTACGGAAACCGGCTCCCCAGGAGACTGGTGGACGGCCTTCGCCAACGTGCCCGACGTGTTCGAGCATGCCGTGCAGGGCTTTGGGCTCTATCGGAGCCCCCAGCGGCACCTCGACCCAGTGCTACGCGAACTGGCCCAGGCGCGAGCGGGTTGGGCGGCGCAGAGCCAGTTCGTCTTCTCCCAGCATTGCAAATCATTGCGCGAACTCGGCGTATCCGAGGAGCGCATCGCGGCCGTCGCGCATTGGGCGGCGGCTCACTGCTTCACCCCCGTGGAGCGTTTGGTGTTGGCCTACAGCGACTGCCTTGTCTACGACCTCGGTCGCGTGCCCGATGGCCTGTTCGCGGCCCTGCGGGAGCACTTGGACGACGTTGAGTTGCTCGAACTCACCTACATCACGGCGCTGTACCTTCAGCACGCGGTGATGGCGAGGGCATTGCGCACAGAGTTTGACGACGTCGACGAACGTATCGTGGAGGTGGATCCGCCGGCGGATGCATCCGACGCCGCTCGGCCCGGCGGGAGCGGGTAG